A genomic region of Runella rosea contains the following coding sequences:
- a CDS encoding DUF2157 domain-containing protein produces the protein MNPLSFLLDEWQQRHLLTDEQRVQLETHERTRPVSLYILLRSLLYAGILLFTSGVGVLIYNNIDTIGHSALIALLAVLTAGSFFYVYRTSVPFSRGLIENEAKFSDFALLIACTLFLMLEGYVQWRYNVFGTRYGLATVLPAVLFLFCAYRFDHRGVLSMGLTAFASWVGITVAPMEVLSNNDFNDMRLIVTGVLLGVLYIGVGVASERMDFKKHFSFTYLLLGGNVFFIGSLAGLFRQESWAFGFALPITAGCWLFVNHARRSQSFLFLLMAVVYGYIAFTYLLFEVMNEALWAFFGMFYVAASTGGVIWFFLNFKKLLKGRDEERPPLR, from the coding sequence ATGAACCCTTTATCATTTCTTTTGGATGAGTGGCAACAACGCCACCTCCTGACCGACGAGCAACGTGTGCAATTGGAAACGCACGAGCGCACTCGCCCCGTTTCGTTGTATATCTTGTTGCGCAGCCTGCTCTACGCGGGCATTCTACTGTTTACGTCGGGTGTTGGTGTGCTCATTTATAATAACATTGACACCATCGGCCATTCCGCACTCATTGCCCTTTTGGCGGTGCTGACTGCGGGAAGTTTCTTCTACGTCTACCGCACGAGCGTTCCATTTTCGCGGGGACTCATCGAAAACGAAGCCAAGTTCAGCGATTTTGCGTTGCTCATTGCCTGTACTTTGTTTCTGATGTTGGAAGGATATGTACAATGGCGCTACAATGTTTTCGGCACACGCTACGGTTTGGCGACGGTTTTGCCCGCTGTCCTTTTTCTGTTTTGTGCGTACCGTTTCGACCACCGCGGTGTTCTTTCGATGGGTCTGACGGCCTTTGCCTCTTGGGTGGGCATTACCGTTGCACCAATGGAAGTGCTGAGCAACAACGATTTTAACGATATGAGACTCATCGTGACGGGCGTGCTTTTGGGCGTTTTATACATTGGGGTGGGAGTGGCTTCGGAGAGAATGGACTTCAAAAAACACTTCTCGTTTACGTATTTGTTGCTCGGTGGAAACGTCTTTTTTATTGGTTCATTGGCTGGCTTGTTCCGTCAGGAAAGTTGGGCCTTTGGGTTTGCGTTGCCGATTACCGCAGGATGTTGGCTATTTGTAAATCATGCCCGACGCTCGCAGTCGTTTCTTTTCTTATTGATGGCGGTGGTTTACGGGTACATCGCATTTACGTACCTACTTTTTGAAGTGATGAACGAGGCGTTGTGGGCGTTTTTTGGGATGTTTTACGTAGCGGCAAGTACGGGAGGAGTGATTTGGTTTTTCCTGAATTTTAAAAAATTGTTGAAAGGAAGGGATGAGGAGCGGCCGCCGCTGCGGTGA
- a CDS encoding alpha-amylase family protein: MKKLCFALYFLHLFLPSLAQKNTISTAQWPVDMPWWKKNNLRVIQTNLPAYEAATLNPDSLLKDLEACSANTLLINAGGIMAFYPTKLDFHYTNPYMKGNMLGDVIQRCHQRGIKVIVRFDFSRVHESIFKAHPDWCYTSPKGERIINTDMYVVSINAPYVQDRAFKIIEEVIDNYGIDGIFLNMPGYQVNNPYEGKYHGIDQNEYDKKRFAEYSNGLTLPTEENKADPVFQKYLAFKKFTVEDWSKRLHELVKSKSNQIAICTYMDKYVDIIRHESQTNSLPYWPYSASDNVGNAVNSFPDHIISNSSIQQISFQSRYNAVESEEVSIRLYENIANGSGLDISMMGDMRGYEDERNYDVIKKVYAHHKKYEPYFGKYTSVAKIAVVAPGAWPSGAPMQEYRGIQLMLKEAHIPFDIVEDAQIEHLADKMKNYRLVILPDITYLSNASIQVLKEASQQGVNLIATNQTMFDNPDALQQLFGAKIINKDHEGSGFYLKPDNNAMFKRFVKQKMLFWKFNLGLYDLSGTDKQFLPILSKGRPGPPEIIGGHEPTGYFAMGLKQHSRSKAVILPVNVGRLYYLHGYEEHKNVVLDAIDAVYPEATQLLQTNAHERVEVILKEYVKNVPENKDKKSADGLILHLVNITGFSGNTYFEPLPVSNLSFKIQTAFKPSKIFSMVSKQPIAYTWKNGYLEFKLNKLVDFEGIVIDK; the protein is encoded by the coding sequence ATGAAAAAGCTGTGCTTCGCGCTTTATTTTCTGCATCTTTTTTTGCCATCCCTTGCCCAAAAAAATACGATTTCTACCGCGCAATGGCCCGTCGATATGCCGTGGTGGAAAAAAAATAACCTGCGGGTCATTCAGACCAATTTGCCCGCATACGAAGCCGCAACGCTGAATCCTGATTCGTTACTCAAAGATTTGGAGGCTTGTTCGGCCAATACGCTACTCATCAACGCGGGCGGAATCATGGCATTTTATCCCACTAAACTGGATTTTCACTACACCAACCCTTACATGAAGGGAAATATGTTGGGCGACGTTATTCAGCGGTGTCATCAGCGGGGGATAAAAGTCATTGTGCGGTTTGATTTCAGCCGGGTACACGAAAGCATCTTCAAGGCGCATCCCGATTGGTGTTATACCTCGCCCAAAGGCGAGCGCATTATCAATACGGATATGTACGTGGTGTCAATCAATGCGCCGTATGTACAAGACCGAGCGTTTAAAATCATTGAGGAAGTGATTGATAATTACGGTATTGACGGTATTTTTCTCAACATGCCTGGGTATCAGGTCAATAACCCTTATGAGGGAAAATACCACGGCATCGACCAAAATGAATACGACAAAAAGCGTTTTGCGGAGTACAGCAACGGCCTGACCCTACCCACAGAAGAGAACAAAGCCGACCCCGTTTTTCAAAAATATTTGGCTTTTAAAAAGTTTACGGTCGAAGATTGGTCGAAGCGACTGCACGAATTGGTCAAATCAAAAAGCAATCAAATCGCGATTTGTACCTACATGGACAAGTACGTGGACATTATCCGCCACGAATCACAGACCAACAGCCTGCCGTATTGGCCGTATTCGGCCTCCGACAACGTGGGGAACGCCGTCAATTCCTTTCCTGACCACATCATTAGTAATAGCAGTATTCAGCAGATTTCGTTTCAGTCGCGCTACAATGCCGTGGAGTCTGAGGAGGTTTCCATTCGATTGTACGAAAATATCGCCAACGGCTCGGGGCTAGACATCAGCATGATGGGGGATATGCGCGGCTACGAAGACGAGCGGAATTATGACGTGATCAAAAAAGTCTACGCCCATCATAAAAAGTATGAGCCTTATTTTGGGAAATACACATCGGTGGCCAAAATCGCGGTGGTGGCACCGGGTGCGTGGCCGAGCGGCGCGCCGATGCAGGAGTATCGCGGCATTCAACTGATGCTCAAAGAAGCACATATTCCGTTTGATATTGTGGAAGACGCCCAAATTGAGCACTTGGCCGATAAGATGAAAAACTACCGCCTCGTAATTTTACCCGACATTACCTATTTGAGCAATGCCTCAATACAGGTATTGAAAGAGGCCTCTCAGCAGGGCGTAAATCTGATAGCAACCAACCAGACAATGTTTGATAACCCCGACGCTTTGCAGCAATTGTTTGGGGCAAAAATCATCAACAAAGACCATGAAGGCAGCGGTTTTTACCTGAAACCCGACAATAATGCGATGTTTAAGCGCTTTGTGAAGCAAAAAATGCTTTTCTGGAAGTTTAATTTAGGCTTGTATGACCTTTCAGGAACTGACAAACAATTCTTGCCCATCTTGAGCAAAGGCCGTCCCGGACCGCCCGAAATCATCGGCGGGCACGAGCCAACGGGCTATTTTGCCATGGGTTTGAAGCAACATTCGCGCAGCAAAGCGGTGATTTTGCCCGTTAATGTGGGGCGTTTGTATTACTTGCACGGGTACGAAGAACACAAGAATGTTGTCCTGGATGCCATTGATGCCGTTTATCCCGAAGCGACCCAACTGCTTCAAACCAACGCCCACGAGCGTGTGGAGGTGATTTTGAAAGAATACGTCAAAAACGTTCCCGAAAATAAAGACAAAAAATCGGCGGATGGCCTGATATTGCATTTGGTCAACATTACGGGCTTCAGCGGCAATACGTATTTTGAGCCTTTGCCTGTGTCCAATCTTTCCTTCAAAATTCAAACAGCCTTCAAACCTTCAAAAATATTCTCGATGGTCAGTAAACAGCCGATAGCGTACACTTGGAAAAACGGTTATTTGGAGTTTAAACTGAATAAGCTGGTTGATTTTGAAGGAATTGTGATTGATAAATAA
- a CDS encoding MarR family winged helix-turn-helix transcriptional regulator, which translates to MITNEQQSIKEKIWGQLGQYLTFNINHVSHLFARKVNRELSKSGFTLQIEQFPILFLVNHSTEGLLSQQEIANFLQRDKSGIQRSIRTLERDGYVRIVSDDTDRRKNLIQLTPAGKFTIDKISEMAATLNQEVTNQLTPEEVSTLLTILRKISAAIDN; encoded by the coding sequence ATGATAACGAATGAACAGCAAAGTATAAAGGAAAAAATATGGGGACAGCTGGGGCAATATTTGACCTTTAATATCAACCATGTGTCGCATTTGTTTGCTCGAAAGGTAAACCGAGAGCTTTCAAAATCTGGGTTTACGCTTCAAATCGAACAATTCCCCATTTTGTTTTTGGTCAATCATTCAACCGAAGGGTTGCTATCGCAGCAAGAGATTGCCAACTTTCTCCAGCGCGACAAATCGGGCATCCAGCGCTCTATTCGCACTTTAGAGCGCGATGGCTACGTCAGAATCGTGAGCGATGATACCGACCGACGTAAGAATTTAATTCAATTAACGCCCGCAGGAAAATTTACCATTGATAAAATCAGCGAGATGGCAGCTACCCTCAACCAAGAGGTAACCAACCAACTCACCCCTGAAGAAGTGTCAACGTTACTCACAATTTTGAGAAAAATTTCTGCCGCCATTGACAATTAG
- a CDS encoding TolC family protein, translating into MKRLAAFLIITFGAGLTASAQQSRSLKECIDYGLQHFGTMRVAQYQVETANQQARQALGQYLPQVSGTGNFTDNLKLQTTLLPAGFAGPEPRRISLGSKYQTNLSAQLTQTIYDKSLLIGIKANEANQKLADLSVRQTREEIIYNIASNYYQVFIVQQQIALLKDNLERTQQVLNILKLQRDNGVIQPIDYTNTEVSFNNTRSQLSLSENNLALALNRLKYQMGLPQEAELTLSDSLLIKKVPTVEEANFSAQSLISYQKATANLDLQRLQLLRTKAGYQPTLNFSASYGTLALGNQLADGFRNFTGFGSIGLRLNIPIFDGFQRDAQIQQNRLTVMTQEEQLRLNTAAYQLQFSNAQTQIQKSKTNIQNDDRNVKLAQEVYNITTLQYKQGTKSLTDLINADNSYRQAQSNYINSLINFYQARLDLEQSQGSLLTFYNQL; encoded by the coding sequence ATGAAACGTTTAGCAGCCTTTTTAATCATCACCTTCGGTGCAGGGTTAACCGCTTCAGCGCAGCAAAGTCGGTCGCTGAAAGAGTGCATCGACTACGGATTGCAGCATTTTGGTACGATGCGCGTGGCGCAGTACCAAGTCGAAACCGCCAACCAGCAGGCGCGGCAAGCACTGGGACAGTATTTGCCCCAAGTGTCAGGAACGGGAAACTTTACGGACAACCTTAAACTGCAAACCACGCTGTTGCCAGCGGGTTTTGCGGGCCCCGAGCCGCGACGTATTTCGTTGGGCTCTAAGTACCAAACCAACTTATCGGCGCAACTGACCCAAACGATTTATGACAAATCGCTGCTCATTGGCATCAAAGCCAACGAAGCCAATCAAAAATTGGCGGACCTCAGTGTGCGGCAAACCCGTGAGGAGATTATTTACAATATTGCGAGTAATTATTATCAGGTATTCATTGTGCAACAGCAGATTGCGTTGCTTAAAGATAATCTCGAACGCACGCAACAAGTACTTAATATCTTGAAATTACAGCGCGACAACGGCGTGATTCAGCCGATTGACTATACCAATACGGAGGTAAGTTTTAATAACACTCGCTCTCAACTTTCGCTCAGTGAAAACAACTTGGCACTGGCGCTCAACCGCCTAAAATACCAGATGGGACTGCCGCAGGAAGCAGAACTTACACTTTCAGATTCTCTTTTAATAAAGAAAGTACCCACGGTGGAGGAAGCCAATTTTAGTGCGCAGAGTTTGATTTCGTACCAGAAAGCAACCGCAAATCTGGACTTGCAGCGCTTGCAGTTGTTGCGGACCAAAGCGGGCTATCAACCCACGCTCAATTTTTCGGCGAGTTACGGAACGCTTGCATTGGGTAATCAATTGGCCGATGGCTTCCGCAATTTTACGGGCTTCGGTAGCATAGGGTTGCGGTTGAACATTCCCATTTTTGACGGATTTCAGCGTGACGCCCAGATTCAGCAGAATCGCTTGACGGTCATGACGCAAGAGGAGCAACTTCGGTTAAATACTGCTGCGTATCAGTTGCAATTCAGTAATGCCCAAACGCAGATTCAAAAATCGAAAACCAATATTCAAAACGACGACCGCAACGTAAAACTAGCGCAGGAGGTGTACAACATCACCACGCTGCAATACAAGCAGGGCACCAAATCGCTGACGGATTTGATCAATGCCGATAATTCGTACCGACAGGCACAGTCGAATTACATCAATTCACTCATCAATTTTTACCAAGCCCGACTTGATTTGGAACAATCGCAGGGCTCGTTACTCACTTTTTACAACCAACTTTAG
- a CDS encoding efflux RND transporter periplasmic adaptor subunit, producing MKKTTFIVIGAVLAVMGLIAFRLSSNKKKIDTQNQLPATNVNIAIPVTVSRVEEGDVSQQLIKTGNLIPFKEAAISATTAGRVTNVNFNLGTQVSQGAVLVQVDNKLKELSLEATQLTISKLKRDVDRYNTLLAGNATTELQVNEVKYNYENAINQAEQIKKQLLDATVKAPISGRIVKKDIEVGEFINAGAVLGTVLDVSRLKAEVLVNESDVYQLRVGQSVRVSSDIFPNRILSGTISYISPQGNSEHNYPVEVTVSNSLGLKAGTFVNVDFSQKSNQKALQIPRLALVESLKNPYVYVVSNNVAQQRIVKIGRELGDKIEVLSGLSAGDTVVVTGQLNLSEGKLVQITK from the coding sequence ATGAAAAAGACCACATTCATCGTCATCGGGGCTGTATTGGCCGTTATGGGCCTGATTGCCTTTCGCCTTTCTTCCAATAAAAAGAAGATTGACACCCAAAATCAATTACCTGCCACCAACGTCAACATCGCTATTCCCGTTACGGTCAGTCGCGTAGAAGAAGGCGATGTAAGTCAACAACTGATAAAAACGGGAAATTTAATTCCTTTCAAAGAAGCCGCTATTTCGGCCACCACCGCAGGTCGGGTAACCAACGTCAACTTTAACTTGGGCACACAGGTGAGCCAAGGAGCGGTGTTGGTTCAGGTAGACAACAAATTGAAGGAATTGTCACTAGAAGCTACTCAGCTTACCATCAGCAAGTTAAAGAGGGATGTTGACCGTTATAATACGCTGTTGGCGGGCAACGCCACCACCGAACTGCAAGTAAATGAGGTGAAGTACAATTACGAAAATGCCATAAATCAGGCAGAGCAAATCAAAAAACAGTTGCTTGACGCCACCGTAAAAGCACCCATCAGCGGCCGCATCGTTAAAAAAGACATCGAAGTGGGTGAGTTTATCAATGCTGGAGCCGTTCTCGGAACCGTTTTGGACGTCTCTAGGCTGAAAGCGGAAGTGCTGGTCAACGAAAGTGACGTGTATCAACTTCGCGTTGGGCAGTCGGTGCGGGTGAGCAGCGATATTTTTCCTAACCGGATTCTGTCGGGGACCATTTCCTACATTTCTCCGCAGGGAAACAGTGAGCATAATTATCCCGTCGAAGTGACGGTCAGTAATTCCCTTGGTTTGAAAGCAGGAACGTTTGTAAACGTAGATTTTTCGCAAAAATCAAATCAAAAAGCCTTGCAAATTCCGCGTTTGGCTTTGGTGGAAAGCCTCAAAAACCCTTACGTATACGTGGTATCGAACAACGTAGCGCAACAGCGTATCGTTAAAATTGGCCGTGAATTGGGTGATAAAATTGAAGTACTCAGCGGCCTTTCGGCGGGCGACACGGTGGTCGTAACGGGCCAACTCAACCTGAGTGAAGGCAAGCTGGTACAGATTACGAAATAA